A single genomic interval of Malania oleifera isolate guangnan ecotype guangnan chromosome 13, ASM2987363v1, whole genome shotgun sequence harbors:
- the LOC131146100 gene encoding scarecrow-like protein 8: MSSGFPGGGADFYGSGGITGRSIAMNNAQASYRSQLPGILLDPSSQIPHRRPDLIGKRTLAEFQTQNQYYLHQQQQQQGLGLLLRSVKPRTYHQTSPISPLSPMDFSGTIPPEIASVSHSPAASGRYGLPLIQQARQYHANNGVPSCNASLSGVSYSNLSNFAPTRVPTPDSEPDRATKMMNTLHELEKQLLDDAEDGDGGDDVSVITNSEWSEAIQNLMVAPTNSNTFVSPSPTTSTTSSSSSSSVASSPPQSSPKQSLVDAASAMAEGNAEKALEILTRVTQVPGVNGSADQQVGSYVASALRWRVSPTEYHAPPVLELYGGEHAASLQVLYELSPCFKFGLWAANHAILEATSDLPDVIHVIDFDAVHAGSNVQYLNLVQALAARQNGKPVVLTITSVAEHGSGDWDDEKLRKIGERVGVCVKLRAVTQALCDLSRDSLGCGPEEAVVVNLAFKLYRMPDESVRTDNPRDELLRRVKGLRPRVVTVVEQEMNCNTAPFTARVSEVCAYYGALFDSLDSTMARDNPERVRVEEALGRKMANSVACEGKDRVERCEMFGKWRARLGMAGFEPIPLSQNVAELFQSRVNSRTRGNMGFAVKEETGGICFRWMGRTLTVASAWR, encoded by the coding sequence ATGTCGTCTGGATTTCCCGGCGGCGGGGCGGACTTCTACGGCTCAGGCGGGATCACCGGAAGATCGATCGCCATGAACAACGCTCAAGCTTCCTACAGATCGCAGCTCCCCGGAATTCTCCTCGACCCATCTTCCCAGATCCCCCACCGACGGCCTGATTTGATTGGGAAGAGGACCCTGGCGGAGTTCCAAACTCAGAACCAGTACTACCTccaccagcagcagcagcagcaagggCTCGGCCTCCTTCTCCGGTCGGTGAAGCCGAGAACTTACCATCAGACCTCCCCTATTTCGCCCCTCTCACCGATGGACTTCTCCGGCACAATCCCGCCGGAAATCGCCTCAGTTTCGCACTCGCCGGCGGCATCCGGTAGGTACGGTTTGCCCCTCATCCAGCAAGCACGGCAATACCACGCCAACAACGGCGTGCCTTCTTGTAACGCTTCTCTCTCGGGCGTTTCGTACTCTAATTTGAGTAATTTCGCTCCGACGCGCGTCCCTACCCCTGATTCGGAGCCCGACCGTGCGACGAAGATGATGAACACGCTCCATGAGCTGGAGAAACAGCTCTTAGACGATGCGGAGGACGGCGACGGCGGAGACGACGTCTCGGTAATTACTAACAGCGAGTGGTCTGAAGCTATACAGAACCTCATGGTTGCCCCTACTAATAGCAATACTTTTGTATCTCCGTCTCCTACGACTTCTACTACGTCGTCGTCGTCGAGTTCTTCCGTGGCTTCGTCGCCGCCGCAGAGTTCTCCGAAGCAATCGCTCGTCGACGCCGCGTCCGCCATGGCCGAGGGCAACGCGGAGAAGGCCCTCGAAATTCTCACGCGCGTGACCCAAGTCCCCGGCGTGAACGGAAGCGCCGACCAGCAAGTGGGTTCTTACGTAGCTTCAGCCCTGCGGTGGCGCGTGAGCCCCACTGAGTATCACGCGCCACCTGTGCTGGAGCTCTACGGTGGAGAGCACGCTGCTTCGTTGCAAGTGCTGTATGAACTCTCTCCTTGCTTCAAGTTCGGGCTGTGGGCGGCGAACCACGCGATTCTGGAAGCCACGTCGGACTTGCCGGACGTGATTCACGTGATAGATTTTGACGCCGTCCACGCCGGCAGCAACGTGCAGTATTTGAATTTGGTTCAGGCGCTGGCGGCGCGTCAGAACGGGAAGCCAGTGGTGCTAACAATCACGAGCGTTGCGGAGCACGGTAGTGGTGATTGGGACGACGAGAAGCTGAGGAAAATCGGCGAACGAGTCGGCGTCTGTGTGAAACTCAGGGCCGTGACTCAAGCTCTCTGCGATCTGAGTCGGGACTCGCTGGGCTGCGGCCCGGAGGAGGCTGTGGTAGTGAATTTAGCTTTCAAGCTTTACAGAATGCCGGACGAGAGCGTGCGGACGGACAATCCGAGGGACGAGTTGCTGCGGCGCGTGAAGGGGCTGAGGCCGCGCGTCGTGACGGTGGTGGAGCAGGAGATGAACTGCAATACGGCGCCGTTCACGGCGCGCGTGTCGGAGGTGTGCGCGTATTACGGAGCGCTGTTCGACTCGCTGGACTCGACCATGGCTCGGGATAACCCGGAGCGAGTCAGGGTGGAAGAGGCGCTGGGTCGGAAGATGGCCAACTCGGTTGCGTGCGAAGGGAAGGACCGTGTGGAAAGATGCGAGATGTTCGGGAAGTGGCGGGCCCGGCTGGGGATGGCCGGGTTCGAGCCGATACCGCTGAGTCAGAACGTCGCCGAATTATTCCAATCCCGAGTCAACTCGAGGACACGTGGCAACATGGGTTTCGCTGTTAAGGAAGAGACCGGAGGGATCTGCTTTCGTTGGATGGGACGGACTCTCACCGTCGCTTCTGCTTGGCGTTAA